Proteins from one bacterium genomic window:
- a CDS encoding glycosyltransferase, which produces MKRGGSSEAADEISTPVCFSINAPPCSLWGVDGADVLLYRIRNTWRRHGLLGIIYGVWRRVWPDGRPNLSHTKQEILNAAQRVSNIEADFKYKPLISILCPVCDPRLEDIQALVSSVFAQQYPHWEVCFADDASVNHEVIQYLNDISAENPERVRLTTLSSRSHIVAASNAALEMASGEYIALLDHDDLLAPHALSCIVERLQAEEHPEILYSDEVKIDESGEVIEVHEKPSWSPMYFRSFMYTGHLTVYAKTLIDSIGGFQTGFDGSQDYELFLRAARVANNIAHIPEKLYYWRSHSGSVAASLEAKPYAFEAAQRALKKNIEEVTLEFPLQVDSGDYPGITRYVSKHPTPEVISFAASSSREEIAHFLRQSSEQYVCLVRDDCPTPSTSSLRKLLTPLAFPDVFCTLPIITAGWRPKVLAAGYSRTERGMKPNLRNHSTLIGAPGHRLYCCHEVEIAPFYIVCGRRHEMIMALEKTAEKNHDFDIFIPAGMSPIVVPETRFRAPTMIQKEIQSIDTFNGLRFSVLFPFDSECISAEQIASQSFGER; this is translated from the coding sequence ATGAAAAGAGGTGGTAGTTCGGAAGCTGCTGATGAAATCAGTACGCCTGTCTGCTTTTCAATTAACGCTCCTCCATGTAGTTTATGGGGCGTGGATGGAGCTGACGTGTTGCTATATCGGATAAGGAATACTTGGAGAAGGCATGGTTTGCTCGGAATCATCTACGGAGTCTGGCGTCGAGTTTGGCCCGACGGGCGCCCGAATCTCAGTCATACGAAGCAAGAAATATTAAATGCAGCTCAACGCGTTTCGAATATTGAAGCCGATTTCAAGTATAAGCCGCTAATCTCGATTCTCTGTCCTGTTTGTGACCCTCGCCTTGAAGATATACAAGCACTCGTCAGCTCAGTCTTTGCTCAACAGTATCCCCACTGGGAAGTCTGCTTTGCAGATGATGCCTCAGTCAACCACGAGGTCATTCAATATTTGAATGATATCAGTGCGGAGAATCCCGAAAGGGTGCGACTGACGACTCTATCGAGTCGTAGCCATATAGTTGCAGCTTCGAATGCCGCACTTGAAATGGCGTCAGGAGAGTATATTGCACTTTTAGACCACGACGATTTGCTTGCCCCTCACGCACTATCTTGCATAGTTGAGCGTCTTCAGGCGGAAGAGCATCCTGAGATTCTTTACTCTGATGAGGTGAAGATAGACGAGTCCGGAGAGGTTATCGAAGTCCACGAGAAGCCGAGTTGGTCTCCGATGTACTTTCGCTCATTCATGTATACTGGGCATCTGACTGTCTATGCCAAGACATTGATAGACAGCATAGGAGGGTTTCAGACAGGATTTGATGGAAGCCAGGATTATGAGCTTTTTTTAAGAGCTGCAAGAGTTGCTAACAACATAGCTCACATACCAGAGAAACTTTACTACTGGCGCAGTCACAGTGGCTCAGTAGCAGCATCGCTAGAGGCAAAGCCATACGCCTTTGAGGCTGCTCAAAGGGCTCTGAAAAAAAATATAGAGGAAGTAACACTTGAGTTCCCACTTCAAGTGGACTCTGGAGACTATCCCGGTATAACACGGTATGTCTCTAAACATCCGACTCCCGAGGTCATTTCCTTTGCAGCATCTTCATCACGTGAGGAAATTGCGCATTTTCTGAGGCAGTCGAGTGAGCAGTATGTGTGTCTCGTGCGAGATGACTGCCCGACCCCTAGCACATCATCGCTTAGAAAATTATTAACTCCCCTCGCCTTCCCAGACGTTTTTTGCACCCTCCCCATCATTACTGCGGGCTGGCGACCAAAAGTGCTAGCAGCGGGTTACTCGAGAACCGAACGGGGGATGAAGCCAAATCTCAGGAATCACTCAACGTTGATTGGCGCCCCTGGGCACCGACTCTACTGCTGCCATGAGGTTGAGATCGCTCCTTTTTATATTGTGTGTGGTAGGCGACACGAGATGATTATGGCGCTGGAGAAAACTGCGGAAAAGAATCACGATTTTGACATTTTCATCCCTGCTGGAATGAGCCCGATAGTTGTCCCAGAGACGCGTTTTAGAGCTCCGACGATGATACAAAAGGAGATACAAAGTATCGATACTTTCAATGGGCTAAGATTCTCGGTATTGTTCCCTTTCGATAGCGAGTGCATATCTGCCGAACAAATTGCATCCCAAAGTTTTGGGGAGAGATGA
- a CDS encoding glycosyltransferase, which translates to MNQVSVVIPVFNHFDGVLECLHSVVTHTDKNLSIVVVDDKSSDGSFKCWLSKQDIDLSGWQFEILENEANLGFTRSVNRGMAHVAPNDVIILNSDTVVTKRWVEKLTQAAYSRTNVATVTPFTNNGTVCSLPIFLKDNPLPPNLSIDTFAEVVEACSERAYPTLPTCVGFCTYITRSALNALGSFDEEAFPRGYGEENDFSCRAQKAGYVDLLADDTFVFHAGGKSFGPERKKLMEAGEAVLRSRYPAYYPNVGKFIRENPLSELQNRIHRALLKHFEKEAKPRILHILHNGPYIARRDPIGGTERHVQGVIESLQEFSHWSLVKDKNHYILESFSGGFSIQFSYDADEPDALEKILDPSIFSLVHVHHTRWFNQKELVETLKARIPYIVSLHDFATICPRFHLFTIGGEHCSGVECKSACGYSEHYMREYRVYGLSLLSHSLKNIAFSQNTVEYLERLLPEVPPIEVVQHGVHQIQPIKARTDSLSPLSIITIAPHGRHKGGQIFKELFRVQTLPSGRDIHWSVLGDWEQVGFENCLGPYTPQNVREKLEAANSQVGILLSLCPETYSLACDELLSAGIPVIVGPLGAPAERIKSWEAGWVLEDVSVTAVLRELERISANSRSLSECQARARQCPTIPFSIEASQLATCYHHFIASTSTQGSLELFLESFQQGEIAQPAGVRLLSRIVNMIMNCLEAIRLRAPIQRVLESVLGQGGIRYLKNLR; encoded by the coding sequence ATGAACCAAGTTTCAGTAGTAATACCAGTGTTTAATCACTTTGATGGCGTCCTCGAATGCCTGCACTCTGTGGTAACTCACACGGATAAGAACCTGTCTATAGTAGTAGTTGATGACAAGAGTTCCGACGGAAGCTTTAAGTGCTGGTTATCAAAACAGGATATAGACTTATCTGGGTGGCAATTTGAGATTTTAGAGAACGAAGCGAATCTTGGATTTACAAGGAGCGTAAATCGAGGGATGGCTCATGTTGCTCCCAATGACGTCATTATTTTAAATAGCGATACAGTAGTTACAAAGAGATGGGTAGAAAAGCTTACTCAAGCAGCATACTCCAGGACAAACGTAGCAACCGTTACTCCATTTACCAATAACGGAACGGTATGTTCCCTTCCGATATTTCTCAAAGACAATCCTCTACCGCCTAATCTTTCAATTGATACATTTGCAGAAGTTGTTGAAGCCTGTAGCGAGAGAGCCTATCCAACTCTTCCGACATGCGTGGGCTTTTGCACTTATATCACACGTTCCGCACTCAATGCTCTCGGTTCATTTGATGAAGAAGCCTTTCCGAGGGGATATGGAGAAGAGAATGATTTCTCTTGCAGAGCTCAGAAGGCTGGATATGTTGATCTTCTCGCAGATGATACTTTTGTGTTTCATGCGGGGGGAAAGTCTTTTGGGCCTGAGCGAAAGAAATTGATGGAAGCAGGAGAGGCAGTATTGCGCTCTCGATATCCGGCCTATTATCCCAATGTTGGAAAGTTTATAAGAGAAAATCCCCTTTCCGAGCTGCAGAATAGGATACACCGAGCGCTGCTTAAGCATTTTGAAAAAGAAGCAAAGCCCCGCATCCTGCATATCCTGCATAATGGGCCATATATAGCTCGAAGAGATCCTATAGGCGGCACAGAGCGGCACGTACAAGGAGTCATTGAGTCTCTTCAAGAATTCTCTCACTGGTCCCTTGTGAAGGATAAGAACCACTACATTTTAGAATCCTTCTCAGGAGGTTTTTCTATCCAGTTCTCGTATGATGCAGATGAGCCAGATGCTTTAGAAAAGATTCTCGATCCAAGCATCTTTAGTCTCGTTCATGTGCACCACACCCGGTGGTTTAATCAAAAGGAACTGGTGGAGACGCTAAAGGCCCGCATCCCGTATATAGTCTCCCTCCATGATTTCGCAACTATTTGTCCTCGCTTTCACCTCTTTACCATTGGTGGGGAGCACTGCTCAGGAGTTGAGTGCAAAAGTGCTTGTGGATATTCCGAGCATTACATGCGGGAATATCGTGTATACGGATTATCATTGCTCTCTCATTCGCTTAAAAATATCGCGTTCTCTCAAAATACAGTGGAGTACCTTGAGCGACTTTTGCCAGAGGTGCCGCCTATTGAAGTAGTTCAGCACGGTGTTCATCAAATTCAACCGATTAAGGCCAGAACCGATTCTCTCTCACCTCTATCTATCATTACGATTGCCCCTCATGGGAGACATAAGGGTGGTCAAATTTTTAAAGAGCTTTTTCGTGTTCAAACACTTCCATCAGGTAGAGATATTCATTGGAGTGTCCTGGGAGACTGGGAGCAGGTTGGATTCGAAAATTGTCTCGGCCCTTATACACCACAAAATGTCAGAGAAAAGTTAGAAGCTGCGAATTCCCAAGTAGGAATACTTCTATCGCTTTGTCCTGAGACATATAGCCTTGCCTGTGATGAGCTTTTATCTGCTGGGATACCCGTGATCGTAGGTCCCCTCGGTGCCCCTGCGGAACGCATCAAAAGTTGGGAAGCAGGCTGGGTCCTAGAAGACGTCTCGGTAACAGCGGTATTAAGAGAGCTAGAGAGAATCTCGGCGAACAGCAGGAGCTTATCTGAGTGTCAGGCTCGGGCTCGACAATGTCCAACCATACCATTTTCGATTGAAGCATCTCAGCTTGCTACTTGCTACCACCATTTCATCGCCTCCACTTCTACACAAGGCTCTCTTGAGTTGTTTTTGGAGAGCTTTCAGCAAGGTGAGATTGCTCAGCCAGCAGGAGTTCGGCTTTTGAGCCGTATCGTTAACATGATCATGAACTGTCTAGAGGCCATACGTTTGCGGGCTCCGATTCAGAGAGTGTTGGAATCAGTGCTCGGTCAAGGCGGAATTCGCTACCTGAAGAATCTTCGATAG
- a CDS encoding N-acetyltransferase gives MSASNYFVRRAAPEDVSHATRIGSLIREAAKTHSIAERSQELITDKLTKGLAAIALQESVVVGFGYLAPWGGDVISHSGIVIDPAHRNQGLLRQIKSVLLEIGDEHFPKADVISLTLSEAVYQVNLSLGYESAPLTGLTSDQGFWDGCRGCHQYEAVHSAKPIEQANGIGGFCCCKGMRRRAKNCTSHN, from the coding sequence ATGAGTGCATCCAATTATTTTGTTCGACGTGCTGCTCCGGAAGATGTGTCGCATGCCACACGGATAGGCAGCCTTATTCGAGAGGCTGCTAAAACTCATAGCATTGCAGAGCGAAGCCAAGAGCTCATCACTGATAAATTGACAAAGGGTCTAGCGGCAATCGCATTACAAGAGTCAGTGGTAGTCGGATTCGGCTATCTCGCTCCCTGGGGAGGAGATGTCATTTCTCACTCTGGGATTGTGATCGACCCAGCTCACCGGAATCAGGGTCTCTTACGCCAGATCAAAAGTGTTCTTCTCGAAATAGGAGACGAGCACTTTCCAAAAGCTGATGTTATCTCTCTTACACTCTCTGAAGCTGTCTACCAGGTAAATCTATCACTTGGCTATGAGAGTGCGCCTCTAACCGGACTGACCTCCGATCAAGGGTTTTGGGATGGATGTCGGGGGTGCCATCAGTATGAGGCAGTCCATTCAGCAAAACCGATAGAACAAGCGAATGGAATTGGTGGGTTTTGCTGCTGTAAAGGTATGCGTCGCCGAGCTAAAAATTGTACCAGTCACAACTAA